TGGAGAGGTAGTTCTTCTGGGTCTCCTCGGGGAGCTCGGCCGTCATGTCCGTGTTGATGAAGCCGGGAGCCACGACGTTCGCCGTGATGCCGCGGGAGCCGAGTTCGCGGGTCAGCGAGCGGGCCATGCCGACCAGGCCGGACTTGGAGGCCGAGTAGTTGATCTGCCCGGGCGAGCCGTACAGGCCGACCACGGAGGAGATGAACACCACACGGCCCTTGCGCAGGCGGATCATGCCCTTGATGGCGCGCTTGAGCACGCGGAAGGAGCCGGTGAGGTTGGTGTCGAGCACGGAGGTGAAGTCGTCCTCGCTCATGCGGAGCAGCAGCGTGTCCTTGGTGATGCCGGCGTTGGCGACCAGCACCTCCACGGGACCGTGCGCCTCTTCCACCTGCTTGAACGCGGCATCGAGGGAGGCCTCGTCAGTGACGTCCGCCTGGACGCCGAGGATCCCCTCCGGCAGTTCCGTGGCGGTCCGGTACGTCACCGCGACCTTGTCACCATTGGCCAGGAATTCCTGGGCGATGGCCAGTCCGATGCCCCGGTTTCCGCCGGTGACCAGGACGCTGCGGCCCGTGGTGCTCTGCTCGCTCATGCACGCTCTCGCTTCCATACTCATCATTCGATGATTCGACACTCATCCATCGAAACGTCATTCGATACGGATTGCATCCTATCGGTCCGCTCGTTTTTGGGCTCATGGCACACGGTGCGAGAATGGATGTGAAGCATATTGGAGCGTGAGTGAGAACCGTGACGAATCAGCAAGGCGGAGGCCGGCATCCCCGGTCGGCCCAGAACGCCGAGGTCGTGAGCATCACCGACGCCGGTGCCGCGCATTCTGATGAGATCCGCTCCCGGATGATCAAGTACGCCGTCGCCATGGGCATCCGCATGGTCTGCCTCGGGCTCCTGTTCGTGCTGGACGGCTGGTTCAAGCTCATCGCCGTGGCCGGCGCCGTCTTCCTTCCGTGGTTCGCGGTGATCATCGCCAATGGCGGCGACAAGGCGGAAACCCCCAGCGACCACCTGATCGGCACACCCCTGCAGGCCGCCCTCCCGGCCGAAGCCACGGAACCCGGCGACGGCATCCCGGACGGCGCAGGCAGCTCCCCGGGCGAGGACGGGGACGCGGGCCTGATCATCCAGGGCGAGATCGTCGAGCAGGACCCATCGGCCGGACCGTCCGCCCAGCGCAAGCCGCATCCGGGGGACGCCGCATGAGCTTCTTCGACGCGCTGAGCCAGGCCGGCCCGGGCCGGAGCGCTCAGGCCGCCCCCGAGGCCATCTGCTCCCGCAAGGGCTGCCGCGCTCCCGCCGCCTGGCAGGTGCTCTGGAACAATCCGAAGATCCACACGCCGGAACGCCGGAAGATCTGGCTCGCCTGCCCGGAGCACCGCGACTGGCTGGAGGACTACCTCCGCCAGCGATCCTTCTGGAAAGAGACGGAGCCGTTCGATTCCCGTCCCGAACCGACTGCGGACCCCGACACGCCAGGAGCACCGGCCTAGATGTACCGTTTCCTCTTCTCCCGACGCTGGATGGGGTACTTCGTCCTGGCCATCGTCTTCGCGATCGCCTGTGTGCTCCTGGGCCGCTGGCAGATGGACCGCCGGGCCGAGACCCAGGCCAACATCAACCGGATCGTCACCAACTACAACTCCGCTCCGGTCGCCTTCAGCGAGGCGAAGCCGCTGTTCGAGCACATGGACACCGCCCGCGAGTGGTCGCAGGTGAAACTCCACGGAACTTACCTGCCGCAGGACCAGCTGATCGTGCGGAACCGGACGCTCAACGGGCAGCCCGGGTATCAGGTGCTGGTGCCGTTCCGGGTCGATTCCGGAGACACCGTGATCGTGGACCGCGGCTTCCTCCCCATCGGGAACAAGGAGAACGGACGGCCGGACTCGATTCCCGACGCACCCCGCGGCGACGTGACCGTGGTCGTGCGGCTGCGGCCGTCGGAGCCGGCCCTGGACCGCGGCGCACCGTCCGGCCAGATCGCCTCGATCGACCTCAACCAGTACGCAGGCCAGGTGAAGTACCCCCTGCTCACGGGCGCCTACGGCCGTATGGCGTCGGAGTCCCCCGCCCCCGCCGTGGCCCCGATGCAGCTCCCGATGCCCGCCACGGACGAGGGCACGCACCTCTCGTACTCACTCCAGTGGTTCGCCTTCGGCGTGCTCATGATCCTCGGCTTCGGCTATGCGGCCCGTCAGCAGGCCAAGAACGACGCCCTGGATGCGGAGGACGCCGAGCTCGCGCGAGCCGCCGCGGCGGCCGGTGAGACGCCCGACGACGGCGGCCCGGGCACCGGCGAGCCCGGCGCGGAGTCCGCGACAGGCGCCGGCGCCGTGCCGCCGTCGTCGCACACCGCCGCGAAGTACTGGCGTCAGAACCGTAAGAAGGCCGAGCGCAAGACCGCCGAGCGCCGTGCCGCGGGACGCCGCAGCGCCGAGGACGAGGAAGACGCGATCCTCGACGCGCAGGGTTTCAAGTAAGCGGCGCTTCAGGCAGCCTCAGGGCGCGCGGGCCAGGGATTGAAGCCCGACCTGTCATCTGACCGCAGGAGACCGGCGTAGCTCAGGTCGTAGATGGTTCCGAGCCGGTCGGCCGCTTCACGGCGGAGGCCCTCCCACCGGAATCCGAGCTTTCGGGCGACGCCCGCGGACGCCACGTTGTCGGCAACCGCTTCCCACCCCAGACGCCGCAGGTGCAGACCGTCGGGTGCGGGTGCGAAGGCGTAGTCGACCACCCGGGCCGCGGCTTCCGTCATCAAGCCCTGGCCACGCACCTCGGAATCAAGCCAATACCCGAGTTCGGCAGATCCCGCCTCGATCCGTGACAGCGAGACCAGGCCCAGTAATTCGTTATGGTCCTTGGCGTAGATCCCCCACGCCAGTCCGGTTCCCGACGCCCATCCCGCAGGGATGATCTCCGTGACGAACGCCTTGGCGTCTTCGAGCCGGTAGGGATGCGGCACCGTGGTGAAAGCGACGATCTCGGGGTCCTCGCAGATCGACAGAACCCGATCCACGTCCGCCACCGACGGGCAACGGAGGATCAGGCGTTCTGTCGTCAGGGTCACGCCCTCCATGGGGCAAGCCTAGCGGCGCCCGGCGGCGCGCTCCGGCCTGGACGGAAACTCAGGCGAGCGTGATCAGGTCCAGGTAGTCCGCGTTCCAGAGGTCCTCGACACCGTCCGGGAGCAGCACGACGCGCTCCGGGTTGAGAGCCTCGACCGCGCCCTCATCGTGCGAGACCAGCACGACGGCGCCCTGGTAGTTGGCGAGGGCGCCGAGGATCTCGGCGCGGCTGGCCGGGTCCAGGTTGTTGGTGGGCTCATCGAGCAGCAGCACGTTGGCGCTGGACGCCACGATGGTCGCCAGGGCCAGACGCGTCTTCTCGCCACCGGAGAGAACACCGGCCGGCTTGTCGACGTCGTCACCCACGAACAGGAACGAGCCGAGGATGCTGCGCACCTCGGTGTCGGTCATGTGCTGGGGAGCCGCGGAGCGCATGTTCTCGAGGACCGTCCGGTCGTGGTCGAGCGTCTCGTGCTCCTGGGCGTAGTAGCCGATCTTGAGCCCGTGGCCGGCGATGACCTCGCCCGTGTCCGGCGCGTCGACGCCCGCGAGCATGCGCAGCAGCGTCGTCTTGCCGGCGCCGTTGAGGCCGAGCACCACGACGCGGGAGCCGCGGTCGATGGCCAGGTCCACGTCCGTGAAGATCTCGAGCGAGCCGTAGGACTTGCTCAGACCCTCCGCGGTCAGCGGGGTCTTGCCGCAGGGCGCGGGCTCCGGGAAGCGCAGCGCGGCCACGCGGTCCGCGGCGCGCACGTCCTCCAGGCCGCCCAGCATCCGCTCGGCGCGCTTGATCATGTTCTGCGCGGCCGTGGCCTTGGAGGCCTTGGCGCGCATCTTGTTGGCCTGATCGAGCAGGACGGAGGCCTTCTTCTCGGCATTCGCACGCTCACGACGGCGGGCACGCTCGTCCGTCTCGCGCTGCTGGAGGTAACGCTTCCAGCCCATGTTGTAGTAGTCGATCGTCGAGCGGTTCGCATCGAGGTGGTAGACCTTGTTGACGGTCGCCTCGAGGAGCTCCACATCGTGGCTGATCACGATCAGGCCGCCCTGATGGCTCTTGAGGAAGTCCCGCAGCCAGGCGATCGAGTCGGCGTCGAGGTGGTTGGTGGGCTCATCCAGCAGCATGGTGTCCGCCCCGGAGAACAGGATGCGCGCCAGCTCCACGCGACGGCGCTGACCACCGGAGAGCGTCTTGAGCGGCTGGTTGAGGATGCGCTCGGGCAGGGCCAGGTTCGCGGAGATCGTGGCGGCCTCGGACTCGGCGGCGTATCCACCGCCGGCCAGGAACTCGGCTTCCAGACGGTCGTAGCGGTTCATGGCCTTGCGGTGCACGGCCTCGTCCTCGCTGGCCATCTCCTCCTGCGCCTTCTTGAGCTTGCGCGTGATGACATCCAGGCCACGGGCGGAGAGGATCCGGTCCCGGGCGAGCTGCTCCATGTCCGGCGTGCGGGGATCCTGCGGCAAGTAGCCGATCTCCCCGGCCCTCGTCACGGTGCCACCGGCCGGAACACCCTCGCCTGCGAGGACGCGGGTCAGGGTGGTCTTGCCGGCGCCATTGCGGCCGACCAGACCGATCTTGTCACCCTTGTCGATGCGGAATGTCACCTGGTCCATGAGCAGGCGCGCGCCAGCGCGCAATTCGAGGTCTTGGACGCTGATCACGAGAGTGCCTTCCGAAGGGTGCGTGGGAGTGGCCGATTCGGTGTCCACGGCGGACACGACACACCAGAAGTGCGGGAGGGGCCTCATCGATTCTACCGGCTCCCGTCTGGCGCCTTCACGCCATCGCCATGCACCCGGTCGGCGGGCCTTGTGGAACCCCACCACGCACCCACGCTTCCCTTGGAGGAAGCCCACAAAAACGGCCCGTTTCCGCGGTCCTAAGGTGGACCGCATGGCACAGCTGAAAGAGGAAACCGTGACCGAGCAGACGCCCCTCCCCGCAGGAGGCACCCGATCCACCGAGCGCTGGGGAGCGCGCGATCTGGCCCTCGTGGCCGTCTTCGCCGCCCTGGTCGCCGCGTCCGCGCTGGTTCCCGGCATCAGCATCGGGGGCGTCGGTGTGCCGATCACCATCCAGACTCTGGCGGTGGTGCTCACGGGCCTGGTCCTCGGAGGGCCGCGGGCGATCGCCGCCGTCGGTCTCTACGTGGTGCTGGGTCTGGCAGGACTGCCGATCTTCTCCCAGGGGCGCGCGGGACTCGGCGTCCTGGCCGGCCCCTCGGCCGGTTACATCATCGCGTTCCCGCTCGTCGCGGGTCTGGCCGGCTTCCTGGCCACCCGCGTGCTGCGCAAGCGTCTCAAGCCCCGGACCCTGTGGTTCTTCCTGGCCGCCTTCGGGAGCAGCCTGCTCCTGACGCACACCCTCGGCCCG
Above is a window of Arthrobacter sp. Y-9 DNA encoding:
- a CDS encoding beta-ketoacyl-ACP reductase yields the protein MSEQSTTGRSVLVTGGNRGIGLAIAQEFLANGDKVAVTYRTATELPEGILGVQADVTDEASLDAAFKQVEEAHGPVEVLVANAGITKDTLLLRMSEDDFTSVLDTNLTGSFRVLKRAIKGMIRLRKGRVVFISSVVGLYGSPGQINYSASKSGLVGMARSLTRELGSRGITANVVAPGFINTDMTAELPEETQKNYLSTIPAGRFAEAEEVARVVRWISSDEAAYISGAVIPVDGGLGMGH
- a CDS encoding DUF3099 domain-containing protein — its product is MTNQQGGGRHPRSAQNAEVVSITDAGAAHSDEIRSRMIKYAVAMGIRMVCLGLLFVLDGWFKLIAVAGAVFLPWFAVIIANGGDKAETPSDHLIGTPLQAALPAEATEPGDGIPDGAGSSPGEDGDAGLIIQGEIVEQDPSAGPSAQRKPHPGDAA
- a CDS encoding SURF1 family protein, with the translated sequence MYRFLFSRRWMGYFVLAIVFAIACVLLGRWQMDRRAETQANINRIVTNYNSAPVAFSEAKPLFEHMDTAREWSQVKLHGTYLPQDQLIVRNRTLNGQPGYQVLVPFRVDSGDTVIVDRGFLPIGNKENGRPDSIPDAPRGDVTVVVRLRPSEPALDRGAPSGQIASIDLNQYAGQVKYPLLTGAYGRMASESPAPAVAPMQLPMPATDEGTHLSYSLQWFAFGVLMILGFGYAARQQAKNDALDAEDAELARAAAAAGETPDDGGPGTGEPGAESATGAGAVPPSSHTAAKYWRQNRKKAERKTAERRAAGRRSAEDEEDAILDAQGFK
- a CDS encoding GNAT family protein, with translation MEGVTLTTERLILRCPSVADVDRVLSICEDPEIVAFTTVPHPYRLEDAKAFVTEIIPAGWASGTGLAWGIYAKDHNELLGLVSLSRIEAGSAELGYWLDSEVRGQGLMTEAAARVVDYAFAPAPDGLHLRRLGWEAVADNVASAGVARKLGFRWEGLRREAADRLGTIYDLSYAGLLRSDDRSGFNPWPARPEAA
- a CDS encoding ABC-F family ATP-binding cassette domain-containing protein, translated to MISVQDLELRAGARLLMDQVTFRIDKGDKIGLVGRNGAGKTTLTRVLAGEGVPAGGTVTRAGEIGYLPQDPRTPDMEQLARDRILSARGLDVITRKLKKAQEEMASEDEAVHRKAMNRYDRLEAEFLAGGGYAAESEAATISANLALPERILNQPLKTLSGGQRRRVELARILFSGADTMLLDEPTNHLDADSIAWLRDFLKSHQGGLIVISHDVELLEATVNKVYHLDANRSTIDYYNMGWKRYLQQRETDERARRRERANAEKKASVLLDQANKMRAKASKATAAQNMIKRAERMLGGLEDVRAADRVAALRFPEPAPCGKTPLTAEGLSKSYGSLEIFTDVDLAIDRGSRVVVLGLNGAGKTTLLRMLAGVDAPDTGEVIAGHGLKIGYYAQEHETLDHDRTVLENMRSAAPQHMTDTEVRSILGSFLFVGDDVDKPAGVLSGGEKTRLALATIVASSANVLLLDEPTNNLDPASRAEILGALANYQGAVVLVSHDEGAVEALNPERVVLLPDGVEDLWNADYLDLITLA
- a CDS encoding biotin transporter BioY — encoded protein: MAQLKEETVTEQTPLPAGGTRSTERWGARDLALVAVFAALVAASALVPGISIGGVGVPITIQTLAVVLTGLVLGGPRAIAAVGLYVVLGLAGLPIFSQGRAGLGVLAGPSAGYIIAFPLVAGLAGFLATRVLRKRLKPRTLWFFLAAFGSSLLLTHTLGPLGIMINGRTSLSAAFLADLAFYPGDILKNLVAAPLAVALHRAFPDILLRRALAQGAPAPASAEQR